One genomic segment of Ricinus communis isolate WT05 ecotype wild-type chromosome 3, ASM1957865v1, whole genome shotgun sequence includes these proteins:
- the LOC8259083 gene encoding ubiquinone biosynthesis protein COQ9-B, mitochondrial: MYRTAARRLLFGVTTGKYINTRHRFINLQTIGTGNRFFTSVDNPQSSSNRNPNYQNQNQNRSLNVDPAPNQPDLSASSSTSSTASEDTRHDHHYHRENRRPRVDYQDEQVRVLEASLRHVLRFGWSEEAMIAGARDAGVSPAIVGSFPRKEAALVEFFMDDCFQKLINRVDSGEELQNLVPSERVAKLVRIRLEMQAPYISKWPQALSIQAHPSNLPTSFKQRAMLLDEIWHAAGAEGSDIDWYVKRTVLGGIYSTTEVYMLTDSSPDFRDTWAFLDNRVKDAFDFKKTIQEAKYFAEAVGAGMGNSVQGFMKKVFQG, encoded by the exons ATGTATAGAACGGCGGCGAGGCGGCTTCTCTTCGGTGTAACCACCGGTAAGTATATCAACACTCGTCACAGATTCATTAACCTCCAGACGATCGGTACTGGCAATCGATTTTTCACCTCGGTAGATAATCCTCAATCATCCTCTAATCGAAATCctaattatcaaaatcaaaaccaaAACCGTAGCCTGAATGTTGACCCCGCTCCTAATCAACCAGATTTGAGTGCATCATCGTCAACATCATCAACGGCTTCGGAGGATACACGTCATGACCATCACTACCACCGTGAAAATCGGAGACCTAGAGTTGATTATCAAGACGAGCAAGTGCGTGTACTTGAGGCTTCTCTTCGGCACGTG TTAAGGTTTGGTTGGAGTGAAGAAGCTATGATTGCTGGAGCAAGAGATGCTGGTGTTTCACCTGCAATTGTTGGTTCTTTCCCTCGAAAGGAAGCCGCCTTAGTTGAG TTTTTCATGGATGACTGTTTTCAAAAGCTTATCAATAGAGTAGACTCTGGAGAAGAGTTGCAAAACTTGGTACCTAGTGAGCGTGTCGCGAAGCTTGTCAGGATTCGTCTAGAAATGCAAGCTCCCTACATATCCAAATGGCCCCAAGCACTGAGCATCCAA GCACATCCATCAAATCTTCCAACAAGTTTTAAGCAGCGGGCAATGCTGCTGGATGAGATCTGGCATGCTGCTGGTGCTGAGGGCTCTGATATCGATTGGTATGTGAAGCGCACTGTATTGGGAGGAATATACTCAACAACTGAGGTTTATATGCTGACTGATAGTTCCCCAG ATTTTCGTGATACATGGGCATTTTTGGATAATAGAGTTAAAGATGCCTTTGATTTCAAGAAGACAATCCAAGAG GCGAAGTACTTTGCTGAAGCTGTTGGCGCTGGTATGGGAAACTCTGTACAAGGGTTTATGAAGAAAGTTTTCCAGGGATGA
- the LOC8259082 gene encoding pollen receptor-like kinase 3, translating into MTVVRLLVLLFLLTLSLWCNLSFSLSENESLLKLKKSLNHAGVLDDWVSGSNPCVRRWVGVICFGGIITGLHLSDLGLSGTIDIEALQQLPGLRTISFVNNSFSGPIPEFNKLGALKSLLLTHNEFSGEIANDFFTPMSSLKKVWLSENKFTGKIPDSLMQLSLLKELHLEGNQFSGKIPPLKQSKLNSLDLSQNLLEGEIPQSLSAFSASSFAGNTGLCGKPLATECSSSLPSLPGQPESHPPAGDNTNTMVGVVVLLLITLLISCTLCSSNKSDKDEFSFSEKENLDELVLSVRGNGSSKKPPLENSRKGPGSRRASQHNNGNGMTDLIMVNDEKGSFGLPDLMKAAAEVLGSGGLGSAYKAMMTSGLSVVVKRMREMNVLGRDSFDAEMRRFGRIRHKNILTPLAYHFRKEEKLLVSEYIPKGSLLYVLHGDRGMCHAELNWPIRLKIIKGIANGLGFLHSDYSTYNLPHGNLKSSNVLLDENYEPLLGDYALDPLTNSNHSAQAMFAYKSPEYITTHQVSPKSDVYCFGIIILEIITGKFPSQYLSNGKGGTDVVQWVLQASSEGREQELIDPEIANTSNTNSIHQMVQMLRIGAACAETDATQRLDMSEAIRRIEEIKV; encoded by the exons ATGACCGTTGTTCGCCTTCTTGTTCTCCTCTTCCTCCTCACACTTTCTTTATGGTGCAAcctctcattttctttatcagAAAATGAGTCTCTTCTCAAACTGAAGAAATCTTTAAATCATGCTGGTGTCTTAGATGATTGGGTTTCAGGCTCCAATCCTTGTGTTCGACGATGGGTAGGTGTCATTTGCTTTGGTGGTATAATTACAGGCCTCCATCTATCAGACTTAGGTCTTTCAGGAACGATTGATATCGAAGCATTACAACAGCTCCCTGGCCTTAGAACTATCAGTTTTGTTAACAATTCATTTTCAGGTCCAATCCCTGAGTTCAATAAACTTGGAGCATTGAAATCACTCTTGTTAACCCACAATGAATTTTCTGGTGAAATTGCAAACGATTTCTTCACCCCTATGTCATCTTTGAAAAAAGTTTGGCtctctgaaaataaatttacaggTAAAATACCTGACTCGCTTATGCAACTATCACTTCTCAAAGAATTGCACCTTGAAGGGAATCAATTTTCTGgaaaaattccaccattgaAACAATCCAAGCTTAACTCCCTGGACCTTTCGCAAAACCTACTTGAAGGAGAAATTCCGCAGAGCCTCTCTGCATTTAGTGCCTCTTCCTTTGCAGGAAATACTGGCCTCTGCGGAAAACCACTTGCCACTGAGTGCTCTTCAAGTCTTCCATCATTACCAGGTCAACCTGAATCCCACCCTCCTGCTGGTGATAATACCAACACCATGGTTGGGGTGGTCGTATTGTTATTGATAACACTTTTGATATCTTGTACCCTCTGTTCTTCAAACAAGAGTGACAAGGATGAATTTAGCTTCTCAGAAAAAGAGAACCTTGATGAGCTGGTGCTATCCGTGCGTGGAAATGGTTCGAGCAAGAAGCCTCCATTAGAGAATAGTCGAAAAGGTCCTGGGTCTCGAAGGGCATCCCAGCACAACAATGGAAATGGTATGACTGATCTGATCATGGTTAATGATGAAAAGGGTAGTTTTGGGTTGCCTGATTTAATGAAGGCAGCAGCAGAAGTGCTTGGGAGTGGCGGCTTGGGGTCTGCGTATAAGGCCATGATGACAAGCGGATTATCAGTGGTAGTAAAGAGAATGAGAGAGATGAACGTACTGGGGAGAGATTCATTTGATGCTGAAATGAGGCGGTTTGGAAGAATTAGACACAAAAACATTTTGACTCCATTGGCATACCATTTCAGGAAGGAGGAAAAGCTTTTGGTATCAGAATACATACCTAAAGGCAGCTTGTTGTACGTCTTGCATG GTGATCGTGGAATGTGTCATGCTGAACTCAATTGGCCAATCCGTCTAAAGATCATCAAAGGAATTGCAAATGGATTGGGTTTTCTACATTCAgattattcaacatataaccTTCCACATGGAAATCTCAAGTCTAGCAATGTTCTTTTAGATGAAAACTATGAACCACTTCTTGGTGACTACGCCCTTGATCCACTAACCAATTCCAACCATTCTGCACAAGCAATGTTTGCTTATAAATCACCTGAATACATAACTACTCATCAGGTTTCTCCCAAATCTGATGTCTATTGTTTTGGAATCATCATTCTTGAAATCATTACTGGGAAATTCCCTTCTCAGTATCTTAGCAACGGCAAAGGAGGGACAGATGTTGTGCAATGGGTCCTCCAAGCAAGCTCTGAAGGGAGAGAGCAGGAATTGATTGATCCTGAAATAGCAAACACGAGCAATACAAATTCAATTCATCAGATGGTGCAAATGCTTCGAATTGGTGCAGCTTGTGCCGAAACTGATGCAACACAACGGTTAGACATGAGTGAAGCAATTAGGAGGATAGAGGAAATAAAGGTTTGA
- the LOC8259081 gene encoding photosystem I chlorophyll a/b-binding protein 6, chloroplastic — MYILRVDKPRRKPLKLTDVTATKLHKVLLDWSFMALTIASSSLSSLLSSTREIPQKAFIRKIGTCQVGKAKVKLNATKGGVSTVCEPLPPDRPLWFPGSSPPEWLDGSLPGDFGFDPLGLGSDPELLKWFAQAELMHSRWAMLAVAGILIPEWLESLGFIENYNWFDAGAREYFADPTTLFIVQLVLMGWVEGRRWADMIKPGCVDIEPTLPNKTKPKPDVGYPGGLWFDPLMWGRGSPEPVMVLRTKEIKNGRLAMLAFVGFCFQAVYTGEGPIENLMAHIADPGHCNIFSAFTSQ; from the exons ATGTATATACTTCGAGTGGATAAGCCCAGAAGGAAGCCCCTTAAATTAACAGACGTAACAGCCACCAAACTGCACAAAGTACTTTTGGATTGGTCATTCATGGCTCTAACCATTGCCTCTTCTTCATTGTCAAGCCTTCTATCCAGTACCAG GGAAATACCTCAAAAAGCTTTTATAAGGAAAATTGGAACATGCCAAGTAGGGAAAGCTAAAGTGAAGCTGAATGCAACTAAAGGTGGGGTTTCAACTGTCTGTGAACCACTTCCTCCAGATAGACCACTGTGGTTCCCTGGCAGTTCACCTCCTGAATGGCTTGATGGAAG TCTTCCTGGAGATTTTGGCTTCGACCCTCTTGGATTAG GGTCTGATCCAGAATTGCTGAAATGGTTTGCACAAGCCGAACTAATGCACAGCAGGTGGGCAATGCTTGCAGTGGCAGGAATTCTCATTCCAGAATGGCTTGAAAGCCTAGGCTTCATAGAGAATTATAATTGGTTTGATGCTGGTGCTAGGGAATATTTTGCAGATCCAACAACCTTGTTTATAGTGCAGTTAGTCTTGATGGGTTGGGTTGAGGGAAGAAGATGGGCAGATATGATTAAGCCAGGGTGTGTTGACATAGAGCCTACATTACCAAACAAAACTAAACCAAAGCCAGATGTTGGCTACCCGGGTGGGTTATGGTTTGATCCCTTGATGTGGGGTAGAGGTTCTCCAGAGCCCGTAATGGTGTTAAGGACTAAGGAGATTAAGAATGGGCGTCTTGCTATGCTAGCGTTTGTTGGCTTCTGCTTTCAGGCCGTTTATACTGGCGAAGGCCCTATTGAAAACCTGATGGCTCACATTGCAGATCCTGGTCATTGCAATATATTCTCT gCTTTCACATCTCAATGA
- the LOC8259080 gene encoding probable polygalacturonase: MMLETASLGRLHYQRLELKRWVPTFFSSHKTLFTVLWIAAFASVFVWQRNVVGDGFAVFFKASPMRPMPKLRPVAFNLTDFGGVGDGVTLNTEAFERAVLAISKLGKKGGGQLNVPPGRWVTAPFNLTSHMTLFLAEDSIILGIEDEKYWPLMPPLPSYGYGREHPGPRYGSLIHGQNLKDVVITGHNGTINGQGQTWWKKYRQKLLNHTRGPLVQIMWSSDILITNITLRDSPFWTLHPYDCKNVTIRNVTILAPVLEAPNTDGIDPDSCEDMVIEDCYISVGDDGIAIKSGWDQYGIAYRRPSTNILIRNLVVRSMVSAGISIGSEMSGGVSNITVENLLVWSSRRAVRIKTAPGRGGYVRHITYRNLTFDNVRVGIVIKTDYNEHPDEGYDPKAVPVLRDISFTGVHGQGVRVPVRIHGSEEIPVRNVTFQDMSVGLTYKKKHIFQCAFVQGRVIGTIFPAPCENLDRYDEQGRLVKRSVSQNLTDIDYDF; encoded by the exons ATGATGTTAGAGACAGCTTCACTTGGGCGATTACATTACCAAAGGCTGGAATTGAAGAGATGGGTACCAACATTTTTTTCCTCTCATAAAACCCTTTTTACAGTACTATGGATCGCAGCGTTTGCCTCGGTTTTTGTGTGGCAGAGAAATGTGGTTGGCGATGGATTTGCCGTGTTCTTTAAAGCGTCGCCAATGAGGCCGATGCCGAAGCTGAGACCAGTGGCATTTAATTTGACTGATTTTGGTGGAGTTGGTGATGGTGTTACTTTAAATACCGAGGCTTTCGAGAGGGCTGTTTTGGCTATTTCTAAGCTGGGTAAGAAAGGTGGTGGACAGTTAAATGTGCCTCCTGGGAGATGGGTTACTGCACCTTTTAATCTTACTAGTCATATGACTTTATTTCTTGCTGAGGATTCTATTATTCTTGGAATTGAG GATGAGAAATATTGGCCTCTGATGCCTCCATTGCCTTCATATGGATATGGGAGAGAGCATCCTGGACCTCGATATGGGAGTTTAATCCATGGTCAGAATCTCAAAGATGTTGTTATAACAG GACACAATGGTACCATAAATGGACAGGGTCAAACATGGTGGAAAAAGTATCGCCAAAAGCTTCTCAACCACACAAGGGGCCCACTTGTGCAGATAATGTGGTCAAGTGACATTCTGATCACTAATATAACATTGCGTGATTCCCCATTTTGGACACTCCATCCATATGACTGCAAGAATGTAACAATCAGGAATGTTACGATTTTGGCTCCTGTACTTGAAGCCCCAAACACTGATGGAATTGATCCTG ATTCATGTGAGGATATGGTAATCGAAGACTGTTACATAAGTGTGGGAGATGATGGGATTGCAATAAAGAGTGGCTGGGATCAGTATGGAATTGCATATAGACGACCTTCAACAAATATTCTCATCCGTAACCTTGTAGTTCGGTCAATGGTCAG TGCCGGCATATCAATTGGCAGTGAAATGTCAGGTGGTGTATCAAATATCACTGTGGAGAACCTCCTTGTATGGAGCTCCAGGCGTGCTGTTCGGATCAAGACTGCCCCTGGAAGAGGCGGATATGTTCGGCATATAACCTACCGTAATCTAACGTTTGATAATGTCCGTGTTGGAATTGTTATCAAGACAGATTACAATGAACACCCTGATGAAGGATATGATCCAAAGGCTGTTCCAGTACTTCGGGATATAAGCTTCACTGGGGTTCATGGTCAAGGTGTTCGTGTGCCCGTGCGGATACATGGGAGTGAAGAAATTCCAGTAAGGAATGTGACTTTTCAGGATATGTCAGTGGGATTAACATATAAGAAGAAGCACATATTCCAGTGTGCCTTTGTTCAAGGTCGTGTAATAGGTACCATCTTCCCTGCCCCATGTGAGAACCTTGATCGGTATGACGAGCAAGGACGGCTTGTTAAGCGCTCTGTCTCCCAGAATTTGACAGATATAGATTATGATTTTTGA
- the LOC8259079 gene encoding protein TIFY 10A isoform X2 translates to MAGSPEFVGLSGQKTARLSEKNSFSQKCSLLSQYLKEKGSFGDLSLGITCNNSNNNADAKINTGNGNGASDMIKQTTTMNLFPMSEKHVDVPNRNMVTNCRSMDLFPQQSGFVTTTPEPKEDMQKRADSSVHKPASPESQNAQLTIFYAGQVIVFNDFPADKAKEVMLLATKGNSLNRFPSVPVKSHPPAFAPSVSKAPAESNSSLSSASNAVLNFSNNLIQERKLTPPPTIGSGNFLLLFLVFHVLINLGE, encoded by the exons ATGGCTGGTTCGCCTGAGTTCGTTGGTCTTTCCGGTCAGAAAACGGCGAGGTTATCGGAGAAGAATAGCTTCTCCCAGAAGTGTAGTTTGTTGAGTCAGTATTTGAAAGAGAAAGGCAGTTTTGGAGATCTTAGTCTCGGCATCACATGCAACAACAGCAACAACAACGCTGATGCAAAAATTAATACTGGAAATGGAAACG GTGCATCTGACATGATCAAACAAACAACAACGATGAATTTGTTTCCGATGAGTGAGAAACACGTTGATGTTCCTAACAGAAACATGGTTACTAATTGTAGATCCATGGACTTATTCCCTCAACAATCTGGTTTTGTTACTACTACTCCTGAACCTAAGGAAGATATGCAAAAGAGGGCTGATTCAAG TGTTCACAAGCCTGCAAGCCCAGAGTCTCAAAATGCACAATTGACTATTTTCTACGCTGGACAAGTGATCGTGTTTAATGATTTTCCAGCTGACAAGGCTAAGGAAGTTATGCTCTTAGCTACCAAGGGAAATTCCCTTAATAGGTTTCCTTCTGTTCCAGTCAAGAGTCATCCTCCTGCTTTTGCCCCCAGTGTATCTAAAGCCCCTGCTGAGTCCAACAGTTCACTATCTTCTGCCTCCAATGCTGTTCTTAACTTTAGCAACAATTTGATTCAGGAGCGCAAGCTAACTCCTCCTCCAACAATTGGAAGTggtaattttcttcttctcttcttggTTTTTCATGTATTGATTAATCTAG GAGAATGA
- the LOC8259079 gene encoding protein TIFY 10A isoform X1, producing MAGSPEFVGLSGQKTARLSEKNSFSQKCSLLSQYLKEKGSFGDLSLGITCNNSNNNADAKINTGNGNGASDMIKQTTTMNLFPMSEKHVDVPNRNMVTNCRSMDLFPQQSGFVTTTPEPKEDMQKRADSSVHKPASPESQNAQLTIFYAGQVIVFNDFPADKAKEVMLLATKGNSLNRFPSVPVKSHPPAFAPSVSKAPAESNSSLSSASNAVLNFSNNLIQERKLTPPPTIGSDLPIARRASLHRFLEKRKERITASAPYQTSGLPAIPPKPAAESKSWLGLAAQSSH from the exons ATGGCTGGTTCGCCTGAGTTCGTTGGTCTTTCCGGTCAGAAAACGGCGAGGTTATCGGAGAAGAATAGCTTCTCCCAGAAGTGTAGTTTGTTGAGTCAGTATTTGAAAGAGAAAGGCAGTTTTGGAGATCTTAGTCTCGGCATCACATGCAACAACAGCAACAACAACGCTGATGCAAAAATTAATACTGGAAATGGAAACG GTGCATCTGACATGATCAAACAAACAACAACGATGAATTTGTTTCCGATGAGTGAGAAACACGTTGATGTTCCTAACAGAAACATGGTTACTAATTGTAGATCCATGGACTTATTCCCTCAACAATCTGGTTTTGTTACTACTACTCCTGAACCTAAGGAAGATATGCAAAAGAGGGCTGATTCAAG TGTTCACAAGCCTGCAAGCCCAGAGTCTCAAAATGCACAATTGACTATTTTCTACGCTGGACAAGTGATCGTGTTTAATGATTTTCCAGCTGACAAGGCTAAGGAAGTTATGCTCTTAGCTACCAAGGGAAATTCCCTTAATAGGTTTCCTTCTGTTCCAGTCAAGAGTCATCCTCCTGCTTTTGCCCCCAGTGTATCTAAAGCCCCTGCTGAGTCCAACAGTTCACTATCTTCTGCCTCCAATGCTGTTCTTAACTTTAGCAACAATTTGATTCAGGAGCGCAAGCTAACTCCTCCTCCAACAATTGGAAGTg ATCTGCCAATTGCAAGGAGAGCTTCCCTTCACCGGTTTTTggagaagagaaaagaaag GATTACTGCAAGTGCTCCCTACCAAACAAGTGGCTTGCCGGCCATTCCTCCAAAACCAGCAGCTGAAAGCAAGTCATGGCTCGGCCTGGCTGCTCAATCTTCACACTAG
- the LOC8259078 gene encoding oligouridylate-binding protein 1-like → MMQHHRLKQQAMMPYPHPALVAAPQIEPILSGNLPPGFDSTTCRSVYVGNIHPQVTEPLLQEVFSNTGLIEGCKLIRKEKSSYGFVDYFDRRSAALSIVTLNGRHLFGQPIKVNWAYASSQREDTSGHFNIFVGDLSPEVTDATLYASFALFPSCSDARVMWDQKTGRSRGFGFVSFRNQQDAQNAINELNGKWIGSRQIRCNWAAKGTTSNDDKQSSDAKSVVELTNGTSEDSQEKNDDAPENNPQYTTVYVGNLAPEVTSVDLHRHFYGLGAGTIEDVRVQRDKGFGFVRYSTHAEAALAIQMGNARILYGKPVKCSWGSKPTPPGTSSTPLPPPAAVRMPGFSAAELATYERQMALSKMAGAQALMHPQSQLALKQAVMGMGAVGTSQAIYDGGFQNVATTQQLMYYH, encoded by the exons ATGATGCAGCATCACAGGCTTAAGCAACAAGCCATGATGCCGTACCCTCATCCTGCTCTCGTAGCAGCTCCTCAG ATAGAACCTATCTTGAGTGGAAATCTGCCTCCTGGTTTTGATTCAACTACATGCCGAAGTGT ATACGTAGGAAATATCCACCCTCAGGTTACAGAACCCCTTCTTCAAGAGGTTTTCTCAAACACTGGACTCATTGAAGGATGTAAACTGATTAGGAAAGAGAAG TCATCCTATGGTTTTGTTGATTACTTTGATCGCAGATCAGCTGCTCTTTCCATTGTGACCCTTAATGGAAGACATCT GTTTGGACAACCTATTAAAGTGAATTGGGCCTATGCTAGTAGTCAAAGAGAAGATACATCAG GCcatttcaatatttttgttGGTGATCTTAGCCCAGAAGTTACAGATGCTACATTGTATGCAAGTTTCGCTTTGTTTCCTAGTTGTTC AGATGCAAGGGTTATGTGGGACCAGAAGACTGGGCGCTCAAGGggttttgggtttgtttctttCAGGAATCAGCAG GATGCTCAGAATGcaataaatgaattaaatg GGAAATGGATTGGAAGCCGACAAATTCGGTGTAACTGGGCTGCAAAAGGTACTACATCAAATGATGACAAGCAGAGTTCTGATGCCAAAAGTGTGGTAGAGCTAACAAATGGAACATCAG AAGACAGCCAAGAAAAGAATGATGATGCGCCAGAAAACAATCCTCAGTATACCACTGTATATGTTGGCAATCTTGCTCCTGAG GTTACTTCTGTGGATCTCCATCGGCATTTCTATGGACTTGGTGCTGGGACTATAGAGGATGTGCGGGTGCAACGCGATAAAGGTTTTGGTTTCGTAAGATATAGCACGCATGCTGAAGCTGCCCTTGCTATTCAGATGGGAAATGCTCGTATTCTATATGGCAAACCAGTAAAG TGTTCATGGGGTAGCAAACCCACTCCACCAGGAACAAGCTCTACCCCCCTTCCCCCGCCAGCTGCTGTGCGGATGCCGGGTTTTTCAGCTGCTGAGCTTGCAACCTATGAACGGCAGATGGCTTTGAGTAAAATGGCGGGTGCACAAGCTCTAATGCACCCACAAAGTCAGCTAGCTCTGAAGCAGGCAGTCATGGGAATGGGTGCAGTCGGCACTAGTCAGGCAATATACGATGGTGGGTTCCAAAATGTTGCAACGACCCAGCAGCTTATGTACTACCATTAG